The Malus domestica chromosome 08, GDT2T_hap1 genomic interval TTGAGGATGCGGAGCTGAGGCAAGTGAGGGATGCCAACGTCAGAAATTGGCTGGAGCAGCTGAAAGATGTGTCGTACAAGATGGACAATGTGGTGGATGAGTGGAAGACTGAAATACTGAAACAACAAGTTGAGAAACAAGAAGAGCACGGTGGAAGTACTTCTCTTGTTActgacaagaagaagaagaaggcggtaTGTTTCTCTATTCCCTCCTCTTGCTTTTGTTTCGGGCAAGTCGGCCAAGTCAGTCGGGTAATCCTTCGTCATGAGATTGCTCATAAGATCAAAAGTCTGAATGAAAATTTGGATGTGATTGCTAAGCAAAGAGAAACATATAACTTTCGAATCACAGAGAGAATGATCAGTGAACAACCTAAGCGAGAGAAAACTTCTTCTTTTGTTGATGAATCTATCATATTTGGTAGAGATCAACAAAAGGAAGTTTTGGTCAGCAAGTTGTTGAATGAGAGTAGTCAAGAAGAGAGGGGCCTCCTTGTCATCCCTATTGTCGGGATGGGAGGAATGGGGAAGACAACTCTGGCCCAACTGGCTTTTAACGATGAAGATGTTAAAGCCTGTTTTCAGATCAAAATATGGGTTTGTGTTTCGGACCCTTTTGATGAGATCAAAATTGCCAAGGCCATCATTGAGGGTGTCAAAAAAGATACCAGCCCAAATTCAGATGAATTGGAAACTTTCTTGCAATGTATGTCTAAATCCATTGAGGGAAAGAAGTTTCTCCTTGTTCTAGACGATGTGTGGACTGAGGACCAAGGAAAGTGGGAGAAATTGAAGTTGCCATTAATACAAAGTGGCGCCCATGGCAGTAGAATATTGGTGACCACTCGAAAACAGGAGGTTGCTGATATGATGGGAGCTCCCACTCACACGATCTATTTGGAGAGGTTGAGCGAACAAAATTGTTTGTCAATATTCAACCGCATGGCATTTTATAATAGGGATAAGGATGGTGTGTTGGAAGCCATTGGTGAAGAAATAGCAAAAAAGTGCAAGGGTTTGCCTCTTGCTGCAAAGACTCTGGGTAGTCTCATGCGTTACAAGAAAACGAGGAAAGAATGGCAAGAAGTTTTGAACAGTAAGATATGGGACCTTGAAGGGGTTGAGCAACAAGTTTTCCAACCACTATTACTGAGTTATTTTGATTTGGCACCTACGGTCAAACGATGCCTATTATATTGTGTTATCTTTCCAAAAGATCATTTGATCGATAAAGATTATTTGATTGAGTTGTGGATGTCACAAGGCTATCTCTATTCGAAAGGAAACACAGAGAAGGAAATAATTGGCCAAAGGTGTTTTGATAATTTAGCAATGCGGTCTTTCTTCCAAGACTACCAAGAAGGCAGAGATGGAAATATCTGGAGGTGTAAAATGCATGATATTGTGCACGACTTTCTGCAATATCTTACTCAGCATGAATGCTTTACAATGGAGGTTAAGGGTGGTAACAATACAATAAAGCCCTTGGGTGATAAGATCCGCCATTTGACCTTAATGCTTGCGCCCGAGGGTCCACTCTCATGTGTTTCATTTTCCAACTGTGATCTACGTACTCTTGCAACTTTTGATTCAAAATTGAATGTTGTGGACTCAACTTTGATGTCGCAGTTGAAACATCTTAGGACATTGAATTTGAGTGATAATTCTATTGAAGTGCTTCCGGAAGAGATAGGTAAATTGGTGCATCTGAGGTTCATTGATTTGTCTAAAAATAGAGGTTTGAAAAAGCTACCGAATGGGGTGT includes:
- the LOC139187669 gene encoding putative disease resistance protein RGA3, with product MAEALISVLLEQLASVTYQHVGEEVKLVLNAEKDVQEFEANLKVIGAVLEDAELRQVRDANVRNWLEQLKDVSYKMDNVVDEWKTEILKQQVEKQEEHGGSTSLVTDKKKKKAVCFSIPSSCFCFGQVGQVSRVILRHEIAHKIKSLNENLDVIAKQRETYNFRITERMISEQPKREKTSSFVDESIIFGRDQQKEVLVSKLLNESSQEERGLLVIPIVGMGGMGKTTLAQLAFNDEDVKACFQIKIWVCVSDPFDEIKIAKAIIEGVKKDTSPNSDELETFLQCMSKSIEGKKFLLVLDDVWTEDQGKWEKLKLPLIQSGAHGSRILVTTRKQEVADMMGAPTHTIYLERLSEQNCLSIFNRMAFYNRDKDGVLEAIGEEIAKKCKGLPLAAKTLGSLMRYKKTRKEWQEVLNSKIWDLEGVEQQVFQPLLLSYFDLAPTVKRCLLYCVIFPKDHLIDKDYLIELWMSQGYLYSKGNTEKEIIGQRCFDNLAMRSFFQDYQEGRDGNIWRCKMHDIVHDFLQYLTQHECFTMEVKGGNNTIKPLGDKIRHLTLMLAPEGPLSCVSFSNCDLRTLATFDSKLNVVDSTLMSQLKHLRTLNLSDNSIEVLPEEIGKLVHLRFIDLSKNRGLKKLPNGVCNLYNLQTLFLVECGELESLPQSMGKLINLKHLYVDRCWKLKYLPKGIGRLTNLRRLNRCPVGGGKDDDEAFKLGDLRNLDQLRVLSIEIDGEVKVAAGEKASPLGNKQQLSELSISFDWEDRERRRAEILNFLPPHPNLEYLRINGYNGSTAPNWIMSLNNLRFLDLAWWNECEVLPPLGILPSLETLLLGMIGVKKVGVEFLGIEKETSSASSCITLFPKLKQLQFSRMEAWEEWEEWKEEDSHITIMPCLSSLYFFQCHQLKTLPDFLRKTPLQTLKINYGGYLARGCQKGRGKEWPKISHIPNIIIDGKRIVEAEDAVELPERPSTSGIVETEDAV